The Acropora muricata isolate sample 2 chromosome 5, ASM3666990v1, whole genome shotgun sequence genome includes a window with the following:
- the LOC136916443 gene encoding melatonin receptor type 1B-B-like — MAMNEQNILSHELLERPVALVVLESAVMIIIDVLAFTGNLLVCWAVYHNRNLRTVTNMYVVSLAISDGLMASLCIPFSVILLVTGKWPFGFEVCQFFGFFCFFFGMVSVLLITATSVNRYFCVVRPNVYKRFFKVKPTFVSIVVILALAALGAGLSLILGWASYFVHYGKVACFIEYRTAGEEKTYLGVSYVFFMFIPVTVSSCCYYKIVKTVKQHKREVHASGHGRALYLNVKEINITKSLFAAIVGFGLCWGPVAVVDLLDLYTENKMAIPRQVFLMYVYLAFGSSAINPVIYGIMRKAFRTEFLRVLTFRRRNARIQPHQSDSEIQQPKRTSNQAVCKEV; from the coding sequence ATGGCCATGAACGAACAAAACATTCTTTCCCACGAGCTGTTGGAACGACCTGTCGCTTTAGTCGTCTTGGAGAGTGCCGTGATGATCATCATTGATGTTTTAGCCTTCACTGGTAACTTGCTCGTCTGTTGGGCCGTCTACCACAACCGCAATCTGCGCACTGTTACAAACATGTACGTGGTATCCCTCGCGATTTCGGACGGACTTATGGCAAGCTTGTGCATTCCTTTCTCGGTTATTCTCCTTGTAACAGGCAAATGGCCTTTCGGTTTTGAAGTGTGCCAATTCTTCGGCtttttttgcttcttctttgGAATGGTTTCCGTGCTTCTCATAACTGCCACATCCGTCAACCGTTATTTCTGCGTAGTGAGACCAAATGTCTATAAGCGTTTCTTCAAAGTCAAGCCCACTTTTGTCTCGATCGTCGTTATCCTCGCCTTAGCTGCTTTGGGTGCAGGGTTGTCTTTGATCCTTGGATGGGCCTCATATTTTGTGCATTATGGAAAAGTGGCGTGTTTTATCGAGTATCGAACTGCTGGCGAAGAAAAAACTTATCTTGGAGTTTCCTACGTTTTTTTCATGTTCATCCCTGTTACAGTCAGTTCTTGTTGTTATTACAAGATTGTTAAGACCGTTAAACAACATAAACGTGAGGTGCATGCAAGCGGCCATGGAAGGGCTCTCTACTTAAATGTGAAAGaaataaacataacaaaatCCCTTTTTGCTGCTATTGTGGGCTTTGGGCTTTGTTGGGGACCTGTTGCTGTGGTCGATCTTCTTGATTTGTATACAGAGAACAAGATGGCAATTCCAAGGCAAGTCTTTCTCATGTACGTGTACCTCGCTTTTGGAAGCTCTGCCATTAACCCCGTTATATATGGTATCATGAGGAAAGCTTTTCGAACCGAGTTTCTTCGAGTATTAACGTTTAGGCGGAGAAACGCCAGAATTCAGCCCCACCAGTCTGATTCTGAAATACAACAACCGAAAAGGACCTCAAACCAGGCCGTCTGCAAGGAAGTTTAA
- the LOC136918122 gene encoding SH3 domain-containing protein 19-like, which translates to MEGNEIKAARPAPPRPSPSIPHRPAPTEVPPPTTAHPTHFNGVRPAIPPIPGRKPRAPGPAPPPRVDLGESAEDSLTSSSEQKSSNGVINKEAAKIGPKGRPEITIVSARPMGPSGVILPPSLPGQPTPANEEPKVSLRASQKAKGREPPPRPKSRPVSELTLEGGECKRGLVTGEVADSQVISEKEHKAGPGTESGLKKSPVLFERNAESHRVDSNFDLRGLKHGVEVDGAAETALKETVATKDAAVTSKKVKPSIITAGGSNNKASPAQEPNEKIKNGVANNENEAIQGGKPHPPAQKPKPALKPKPSSSINTHNNKIEETRSDNEEPVARKSKLRPTVILPSKPPPAVTEVPKPAGNEAEAVKDMIDENDQVKRSKPTVILPAKPKKTETPKDAERFGQVKPSKPTIILPDKPKNTKALSVTEKDERHGQTKPSTPTVIVAAKPPQMTGTLEGDQTPAATSSSVQGEETDKERVVAKPRRVPTIIRASRPEVQDAGEGRKPPKRPQRGPSVRKPAPPRPVRAVGEKLDKRTSRKQDESDDDLPSPSVERKVEKLTPPRMVSTTESKEKENLTEARKLQKESSEQDEISLKRTSSKRGPPPTRPPAVEFVREGVKPTLEARVETEAQDNKRKGKNKPPRPPSKVSDTQSSKDTPDQSENRLKPTIPAPITPKVDVEKEGETSETRDSEALKDDNKINRKGSRKRPPPPRLQKADAWNTNETETRTARDTPNEDHVKGTSESRDTGVHENAASKSKLKPARPAPSSVSSDDKPPHRPTAPTTKLHENVKQEAASVQVSAVSETYIEPSAIALYDYEPTAIDDLSFNAGDEVVLVKKVDNDWYVGRVGEHQGMFPIKFVEIIEDLPDEVTQDAQPTKTSSSSPFDVIALYDFQGNKNDGELVFTAGEMIHVTEKINEDWLIGEVYGQSGSFPCNFVDMSADTINTLPLSKTKASTADSDDRAPEDSKHVVFCKAIYDYSSDVADDLKFSKGDVIQFCKRIGDEWMEGKLHGQVGLFPVAYVEMMEDTLPNQPESTMAAANSVEVGTAQYDFTGSAPDELSFVKGDKIQVTEVISDDWLRGKLDGREGMFPRTFVQLSQQTVTESAGKNDKLTAKAKALFDFDGEFEDELSFKADSVIVLRERVNEEWFKGELNGKVGRFPASFVQILTPLS; encoded by the exons ATGGAAGGAAATGAAATAAAGGCTGCTCGACCTGCTCCCCCCAGGCCATCCCCATCTATCCCTCACAGACCAGCACCCACTGAAGTTCCTCCTCCTACAACAGCTCATCCCACACACTTCAATGGGGTTCGGCCAGCCATACCTCCCATCCCAGGGAGGAAGCCTCGTGCTCCAGGTCCTGCACCTCCCCCAAGAGTGGATCTTGGCGAGTCAGCTGAAGATAGTTTGACTTCATCATCAGAACAAAAGAGTAGCAATGGAGTCATAAATAAAGAAGCAGCCAAAATTGG aCCGAAGGGAAGGCCTGAAATCACCATAGTATCAGCAAGACCAATGGGTCCCTCTGGAGTAATCCTTCCTCCTTCTCTCCCCGGGCAACCAACCCCTGCCAATGAGGAGCCCAAGGTATCCCTGAGAGCGAGTCAAAAAGCAAAAGGGCGTGAACCGCCACCAAGACCTAAGAGCCGCCCAGTTAGTGAGCTTACGCTTGAAGGAggagaatgtaagagaggattggTCACTGGGGAGGTTGCAGATAGTCAAGTTATTTCCGAAAAAGAGCACAAAGCGGGGCCTGGAACTGAGTCTGGTTTGAAGAAATCTCCTGTTCTTTTTGAGCGTAACGCCGAAAGTCACAGGGTAGATTCTAATTTTGATCTTAGGGGACTAAAGCATGGGGTTGAGGTGGATGGTGCGGCGGAAACAGCATTGAAGGAGACTGTTGCCACGAAGGATGCTGCTGTCACCAGCAAGAAGGTAAAGCCGTCTATTATAACTGCAGGCGGATCGAACAATAAAGCATCGCCAGCACAAGAACctaatgaaaaaattaaaaatggtgTGGCCAATAATGAAAATGAAGCAATCCAAGGCGGAAAGCCACATCCCCCTGCCCAAAAGCCCAAGCCAGCTCTGAAGCCAAAGCCAAGCAGTTCAATTAATacacataataataaaatagaGGAAACTAGATCTGATAACGAGGAACCTGTAGCACGAAAGTCGAAGCTCAGACCTACCGTGATCCTACCCAGTAAACCCCCGCCTGCTGTAACGGAAGTACCAAAACCTGCCGGAAACGAGGCTGAGGCTGTTAAGGATATGATTGATGAAAATGATCAAGTGAAGCGCTCTAAACCTACCGTAATTTTACCAGCCAAGCCTAAGAAAACAGAGACACCGAAGGATGCAGAACGTTTTGGCCAAGTAAAGCCCTCTAAGCCCACCATAATCTTGCCAGACAAACCAAAGAATACAAAAGCGCTCTCTGTTACGGAAAAAGATGAACGGCATGGCCAAACAAAGCCTTCCACGCCAACTGTCATTGTGGCGGCCAAACCTCCACAGATGACAGGTACACTGGAGGGCGACCAAACACCAGCGGCGACTTCTTCAAGTGTACAAGGAGAGGAGACAGACAAGGAGAGGGTGGTTGCCAAACCAAGACGTGTGCCTACGATAATAAGAGCTTCACGTCCCGAAGTTCAGGATGCCGGTGAAGGGCGTAAACCACCGAAAAGGCCCCAAAGAGGACCAAGTGTGAGAAAACCGGCCCCGCCACGACCCGTACGGGCCGTAGGAGAGAAGTTGGACAAACGCACGTCACGGAAGCAAGACGAATCGGACGATGATTTACCATCGCCGTCGGTAGAGAGAAAGGTGGAAAAATTGACGCCTCCAAGAATGGTTAGTACGACAGAATCAAAAGAAAAGGAGAATTTGACGGAAGCACGCAAATTACAAAAAGAGTCATCAGAACAGGACGAAATCAGTCTGAAAAGAACAAGCTCCAAAAGAGGACCTCCACCTACAAGACCCCCTGCGGTAGAGTTTGTGCGAGAGGGAGTGAAACCGACTCTTGAAGCAAGAGTTGAAACGGAAGCCCAGGACAATAAACGCAAAGGGAAAAACAAACCTCCCAGGCCACCATCCAAAGTAAGTGACACTCAGTCTTCGAAAGACACTCCCGACCAATCAGAGAATAGACTGAAACCGACGATACCTGCTCCGATTACTCCAAAGGTTGATGTTGAGAAAGAAGGAGAAACGTCTGAAACACGTGATTCTGAAGCTTTAAAAGatgacaacaaaattaatagaaaagGCTCAAGAAAAAGACCCCCACCGCCCAGATTGCAGAAGGCTGATGCCTGGAATACGAATGAAACAGAAACTCGAACTGCAAGAGACACGCCGAATGAAGATCACGTGAAAGGCACTTCTGAATCACGCGATACAGGAGTTCACGAAAATGCGGCGTCAAAGAGCAAATTGAAACCAGCCCGACCTGCTCCATCGTCAGTATCATCCGATGACAAGCCGCCGCATCGACCAACAGCACCAACGACAAA ACTACACGAAAATGTTAAGCAAGAAGCTGCTTCAGTTCAAGTGTCGGCAGTTAGTGAAACATACATAGAGCCGTCCGCCATTGCTTTGTATGACTATGAACCGACAGCCATCGATGACCTCTCATTTAAT GCTGGAGATGAAGTAGTACTCGTTAAAAAAGTGGATAATGATTGGTACGTCGGGCGAGTTGGAGAACACCAGGGAATGTTTCCCATCAAGTTTGTGGAGATCATCGAAGATCTTCCAGATGAAGTTACACAGGATGCCCAA CCCACAAAAACGTCTTCAAGTTCACCTTTCGATGTTATAGCGTTGTACGAttttcaaggaaacaaaaatgacGGCGAGCTGGTTTTCACCGCAGGGGAAATGATCCACGTGACCGAAAAGATTAACGAGGATTGGCTTATAGGGGAGGTCTACGGACAATCAGGGTCCTTTCCCTGCAATTTCGTTGACATGAGCGCGGACACAATCAACACGTTGCCTCTCAGTAAAACGAAAGCATCGACTGCTGATAGCGACGACCGCGCCCCAGAAGATTCAAAGCATGTTGTCTTTTGCAAAGCGATATATGATTATAGCAGTGATGTGGCCGATGATCTCAAATTTAGCAAAGGAGATGTGATCCAATTTTGCAAGAGGATTGGGGATGAATGGATGGAGGGCAAGCTTCATGGACAAGTTGGATTGTTCCCAGTAGCGTACGTGGAAATGATGGAAGATACACTGCCAAATCAGCCAG AATCAACTATGGCAGCGGCCAATTCTGTTGAAGTTGGTACAGCACAGTATGACTTCACTGGTTCAGCGCCTGATGAATTGTCTTTCGTCAAAGGAGATAAAATCCAGGTCACAGAAGTAATCAGCGATGATTGGCTGAGAGGCAAACTCGATGGGCGAGAAGGAATGTTTCCAAGGACATTCGTACAACTTTCGCAGCAGACGG TTACCGAGTCAGCAGGGAAGAACGACAAGTTGACCGCCAAAGCAAAGGCTCTGTTTGATTTTGATGGTGAATTTGAAGACGAGTTGTCATTCAAG GCCGATAGTGTCATTGTTTTACGAGAGCGAGTAAACGAGGAGTGGTTCAAAGGAGAGCTGAATGGCAAGGTTGGCCGATTTCCAGCATCGTTTGTTCAAATCTTAACACCTCTTTCTTGA